From one Reyranella humidisoli genomic stretch:
- a CDS encoding TMEM43 family protein, translated as MENPGTDQFTEVTNTSWFARLGQAIVGVLIGFVLIAVSIGVLFWNEGRAIRTAQGLSEGAGIVRSVAADRVDPSNNGRLIHVSGMLSTAGPVADPDFALRVRGVRISFSEVPLQTASVVAAQSGDGFAPFATRTGTTVELISAGTVPPAVMFQHAEEENVTMTWVLRLIGAILMLVGFSFVLRPLAVVGSVIPLLGDVIGAGTLLVAMVCTAASAPVVIALAWLWYRPLVGIGVLAVGAAATWGLMKLLRARAAARKAALPAA; from the coding sequence ATGGAAAATCCCGGCACCGACCAGTTCACCGAGGTCACCAATACCTCGTGGTTCGCGCGGCTGGGGCAGGCAATCGTCGGGGTTCTCATCGGCTTCGTCTTGATCGCCGTGTCGATCGGCGTGCTGTTCTGGAACGAGGGTCGTGCCATCCGCACGGCACAGGGTTTGAGCGAGGGCGCGGGCATCGTCCGCAGCGTTGCGGCCGACAGGGTCGATCCGTCCAATAACGGCCGGCTGATCCATGTCAGCGGCATGCTGTCGACGGCCGGCCCCGTAGCCGATCCCGACTTCGCGCTGCGGGTGCGCGGCGTGCGCATCTCTTTTTCGGAGGTGCCGTTGCAGACGGCCAGCGTGGTCGCGGCCCAGTCCGGCGACGGCTTCGCGCCCTTCGCCACGCGCACCGGCACGACCGTCGAACTGATCTCTGCCGGCACGGTGCCGCCCGCGGTCATGTTCCAGCACGCCGAGGAAGAGAACGTCACCATGACCTGGGTGTTGCGCCTGATCGGCGCGATCCTCATGCTGGTGGGCTTCAGCTTCGTGCTACGGCCGCTCGCGGTCGTGGGCAGCGTCATCCCGTTGCTGGGCGACGTGATCGGTGCCGGGACTTTGCTCGTGGCAATGGTCTGCACGGCGGCGAGTGCGCCTGTCGTCATCGCGCTGGCCTGGCTGTGGTACAGGCCGCTGGTGGGTATCGGCGTGCTGGCGGTCGGCGCCGCGGCGACCTGGGGCCTGATGAAGCTGCTGCGGGCGCGAGCCGCCGCTCGGAAGGCCGCCCTCCCGGCG
- a CDS encoding putative quinol monooxygenase has protein sequence MIHVIAIITAKPGKRDEVLKNFKANVPAVHAEKGCVEYGATVDTDGGPFAKFGPDTFVVIEKWETMDDLKAHGASEHMKAYAAKNKDLLANRAVHVLQNA, from the coding sequence ATGATCCACGTCATCGCCATCATCACTGCCAAGCCCGGCAAGCGCGACGAAGTCCTCAAGAACTTCAAGGCGAACGTCCCGGCCGTACACGCCGAGAAGGGCTGCGTCGAATACGGCGCGACCGTCGACACCGATGGCGGTCCGTTCGCCAAGTTCGGTCCCGACACCTTCGTCGTCATCGAGAAGTGGGAAACCATGGACGACCTCAAGGCCCACGGCGCGTCGGAGCACATGAAGGCCTATGCGGCCAAGAACAAGGACCTGCTCGCCAATCGTGCCGTCCACGTTCTGCAGAACGCTTGA
- a CDS encoding phytanoyl-CoA dioxygenase family protein: MISVAESDVAAYERDGVVCLRGAFDAVWVGILCEAVERDLLKPGPNATNFAEGSTAGKFFGDMFMWRRDNDFRLAALTSPAGEIAAALMQSEKVDFFYDQLFVKEPGTAHPTPWHQDQPYWPVTGRQITSVWIALDDIDHSNGAVEFIAGSHRWGINYRPTPFRKGHEAKFTSSDLVEIPDIDAERAKYDIRSWTMEPGDCLVFHAMIVHGAPGNDTPGARRRGLSLRYTGDDARYDPRPGTFQFPHTPDLAAGAPMTCDLFPRVWPRR, from the coding sequence TTGATCTCCGTCGCTGAATCGGACGTCGCCGCGTACGAACGCGACGGCGTCGTTTGCCTGCGCGGCGCCTTCGATGCCGTGTGGGTTGGAATCCTGTGCGAGGCAGTCGAGCGAGACCTCCTCAAGCCGGGCCCGAACGCCACCAATTTCGCCGAGGGCAGCACCGCGGGAAAGTTCTTCGGCGACATGTTCATGTGGCGGCGCGACAACGATTTCCGCCTCGCCGCCCTCACCTCGCCGGCCGGTGAAATCGCCGCCGCGCTGATGCAGTCAGAGAAGGTCGATTTCTTCTACGACCAGCTCTTCGTGAAGGAGCCCGGGACGGCGCATCCCACGCCGTGGCACCAGGACCAGCCCTATTGGCCCGTTACAGGCCGGCAAATCACGTCGGTCTGGATCGCCCTCGACGATATCGACCACAGCAACGGTGCGGTCGAGTTCATCGCCGGGTCCCATCGCTGGGGCATCAACTATCGGCCGACACCCTTCCGCAAGGGACACGAGGCCAAGTTCACGTCCAGCGATCTCGTCGAGATTCCCGACATCGATGCCGAGCGGGCCAAGTACGACATCCGGTCGTGGACGATGGAGCCCGGCGACTGCCTGGTGTTCCACGCCATGATCGTGCACGGCGCGCCGGGCAACGACACACCGGGCGCGCGCCGCCGCGGCCTGTCGCTGCGCTATACCGGAGACGATGCCCGCTACGACCCGCGACCCGGCACCTTCCAGTTTCCCCACACACCGGACCTCGCCGCCGGCGCTCCCATGACTTGCGACCTCTTCCCGAGGGTCTGGCCGAGGCGGTAG